One region of Salvia miltiorrhiza cultivar Shanhuang (shh) chromosome 3, IMPLAD_Smil_shh, whole genome shotgun sequence genomic DNA includes:
- the LOC131018487 gene encoding uncharacterized protein LOC131018487 — protein sequence MPFPQRHYKIVDFPSGTTQEGAKTAEYESAPPIEEKAEEKERMKERLSKFLEIFKKVNINISLVEMLLEMLQYAKFLKDIVSQKKKLGKFETVRLNEECSAILQRKLSAKVKDPGSFTLFCIIGGQHFGRSLCDLGASINLMPLSIFQQLAIGELKPTYMRLQMAGRSITYPRGIVENVLVKVEDFIFPADFVVLDIEDDNKISLILGRPFLATGRALIDVEKGELTLRVHDESQTFFAYKPCHIRKDEVSKKAKDLGKDPGDQNSQGGRMTGKIGAECNWVQICLYQLP from the exons atgccgtttccccagcgtcacTATAAGATCGTCGATTTTCCGAGTGGGACTACACAAGAAGGGGCCAAGACGGCAGAGTATGAGAGTGCACCGCCgattgaggaaaaagctgaggag AAAGAGAGGATGAAAGAGCGGCTCTCTAAGTTTTTAGAGATCTTTAAGAAGGTGAACATCAACATTTCGTTGGTGGAGATGTTACTAGAGATGCTGCAATATGCCAAATTCCTCAAGGACATAGTCTCgcaaaagaagaagttggggaagTTTGAGACCGTGAGGCTCAATGAAGAATGTAGCGCGATTCTGCAGAGGAAGCTGTCggcgaaggtcaaagatccgggcagtTTCACACTTTtctgcattattggaggccagcattttGGGAGGTCACTTTGCGACTTGGGGGCAAGCATCAATCTCATGCCGTTATCAATTTTTCAGCAGTTGGCAATTGGGGAGTTGAAGCCTACATATATGAGGTTGCAGATGGCAGGCAGGTCGATCACTTATCCTCGCGGAATTGTGGAGAACGTGCTCGTGAAGGTGGaggattttattttccctgccgATTTTGTGGTATTAGACATTGAGGACGACAACAAAATTtcgctgattttggggcgtccGTTCCTTGCAACAggaagagctttgattgatgtggagaaaggagagctcacgcTGCGAGTTCATGATGAAAGCCAAACATTCTTTGCCTATAAACCATGCCACATCCGCAAGGACGAAGTGTCCAAGAAAGCTAAAGATTTGGGAAAG GATCCAGGTGATCAGAATTCGCAGGGAGGAAGAATGACTGGCAAGATTGGAGCAGAGTGTAACTGGGTGCAGATTTGCTTGTACCAGCTTCCTTGA